One part of the Odontesthes bonariensis isolate fOdoBon6 chromosome 13, fOdoBon6.hap1, whole genome shotgun sequence genome encodes these proteins:
- the ppid gene encoding peptidyl-prolyl cis-trans isomerase D translates to MSHLIPSEKPSNPENPRVFLDIEVDGERVGRIVLELFADITPKTAENFRALCTGEKGIGKSTGKPLHFKGCPFHRIIKKFMIQGGDFSNHNGTGGESIYGEKFEDENFHYKHDRMGLLSMANAGENTNGSQFFITTVPTPHLDEKHVVFGQVLKGFGVVKMLESIDTTEDVPVKPCSIADCGEHKDGDSWGTASNEGTGDAHPDFPEDADIDFKDVDKVLSVAEDVKNIGNSLFKNQDWKAAVNKYSKALRYLEMSGDQLEEEAQQKLEPTALSCFLNTAACKLKLQLWDDALDSCNEALELNQANTKALFRRAQAWQGLKEYNKAMTDLKKAQEIAPEDKAITNEMKRVHLKIQEEKEKEKKIYAKMFA, encoded by the exons ATGTCTCACCTAATACCCTCCGAAAAGCCTTCCAACCCCGAGAACCCCCGCGTTTTCCTGGATATTGAGGTTGACGGTGAAAGAG TTGGCCGAATTGTTCTGGAGCTGTTTGCTGACATCACCCCCAAGACTGCTGAAAACTTCCGGGCACTCTGCACTGGGGAGAAAGGCATCGGCAAATCAACAGGAAAACCACTGCACTTCAAAGGATGCCCTTTCCACAGAA TCATCAAGAAGTTCATGATCCAAGGAGGGGACTTCTCTAACCACAATGGCACAGGTGGTGAGAGCATCTATGGAGAGAAGTTTGAGGATGAAAACTTTCACTACAAG CATGACAGAATGGGTCTTCTGAGCATGGCCAACGCTGGGGAGAACACCAACGGCTCGCAGTTCTTCATCACCACCGTCCCTACGCCACACTTGGATGAAAAGCACGTGGTCTTTGGACAAGTGTTGAAAGGGTTTGGAGTTGTAAAAATGCTGGAATCCATTGATACTACGGAGGATGTCCCAGTAAAA CCATGTTCCATCGCTGACTGCGGTGAGCATAAGGACGGGGACAGCTGGGGCACCGCATCAAATGAGGGAACAGGAGATGCCCACCCCGACTTCCCCGAGGACGCTGACATCGACTTTAAAGAT gttgACAAAGTTCTGTCGGTCGCCGAAGATGTGAAGAATATTGGAAACAGCCTTTTTAAGAACCAAGACTGGAAAGCTGCAGTCAACAAATATAGCAAAGCCCTCAG GTACTTGGAGATGAGTGGAGATCAACTTGAAGAGGAGGCacaacagaagctggagcccaCAGCACTTAGCTGCTTCCTCAACACAGCTGCTTGCAAGCTGAAGCTGCAGCTGTGGGATGATGCTCTGGACAGCTGTAATGAG GCTTTGGAGCTGAACCAAGCAAACACTAAGGCACTTTTCCGGAGGGCCCAGGCTTGGCAGGGTTTGAAGGAATATAACAAAGCCATG ACTGATCTAAAGAAAGCTCAGGAAATTGCTCCAGAAGATAAAG CTATCACCAATGAGATGAAGCGGGTCCATCTTAAAATCCAagaagagaaggagaaagagaagaaaatctATGCCAAAATGTTTGCATGA